The Coregonus clupeaformis isolate EN_2021a chromosome 8, ASM2061545v1, whole genome shotgun sequence genome has a segment encoding these proteins:
- the LOC121572916 gene encoding T-box transcription factor T-A, with the protein MTSNSDQRLDHLLSVVENEFQKGSEKGDALERDIKLGLEDAELWTKFKELTNEMIVTKTGRRMFPVLRANVSGLDPNAMYSVLLDFVAADNNRWKYVNGEWVPGGKPEPQSPSCVYIHPDSPNFGAHWMKAPVSFSKVKLSNKLNGGGQIMLNSLHKYEPRIHIVKVGGIQKMISSQSFPETQFIAVTAYQNEEITALKIKHNPFAKAFLDAKERSDHKDMPDHGGDSQQSGYSQLGGWFLPGNGPMCPSSSPPPFSGAPGYSSGSYCERYSSLRGHRAAPYPSHYPHRSTSSNNYMDNSSGALPPHDSWSALQIPNSTGMGTLAHTSNSASNSSQYPSLWSVAGTALTPSGSASGSIAGGLTSQFLRGSSYTGLTSSLPVSSPSSMYDPSLSEVGVGVGEAQFESSIARLTASWAPVAQSY; encoded by the exons ATGACTTCAAACTCCGACCAGCGGCTGGACCACCTTCTGAGCGTGGTGGAGAACGAGTTTCAGAAGGGCAGCGAGAAAGGAGATGCCTTGGAGAGGGATATTAAACTGGGACTAGAAGACGCAGAATTATGGACCAAGTTTAAAGAACTAACCAACGAAATGATCGTCACCAAGACTGGCAG GCGGATGTTTCCAGTGCTCAGAGCGAATGTGAGCGGCTTGGACCCCAACGCCATGTACTCAGTCCTCTTGGACTTCGTGGCTGCAGACAACAATCGGTGGAAGTACGTGAACGGCGAGTGGGTTCCCGGTGGCAAGCCCGAGCCACAGAGCCCTAGCTGCGTCTACATCCACCCAGACTCGCCTAACTTCGGAGCGCACTGGATGAAAGCACCTGTTTCATTCAGCAAAGTCAAACTGTCCAATAAACTCAACGGAGGAGGACAG ATCATGCTGAACTCTCTGCACAAGTATGAGCCCAGAATACACATTGTGAAGGTTGGAGGGATACAGAAGATGATCAGTAGCCAGTCTTTCCCCGAGACTCAGTTCATCGCTGTCACTGCTTACCAGAACGAAGAG ATAACTGCATTGAAGATCAAACACAATCCATTCGCTAAAGCTTTCCTCGATGCCAAagagag GAGCGACCATAAAGACATGCCAGACCATGGTGGAGACAGTCAACAGTCTGGTTATTCTCAAC ttGGTGGTTGGTTTCTACCTGGTAACGGTCCTATGTGCCCCAGCAGCAGCCCCCCTCCGTTCAGCGGGGCCCCTGGCTACTCCTCAGGGTCCTACTGTGAGAGGTACTCCAGCCTGAGGGGCCACAGGGCCGCCCCCTACCCCAGCCACTACCCACACCGCTCCACCAGCTCAA ACAACTACATGGACAATTCGTCGGGAGCCCTGCCCCCCCATGACAGCTGGTCAGCCCTGCAGATCCCTAACTCCACTGGGATGGGAACCCTGGCCCACACCAGCAACTCCGCATCCAACTCCAG ccAGTATCCCAGCCTGTGGTCTGTTGCCGGGACGGCCCTAACTCCTTCCGGCTCCGCCTCTGGTTCAATCGCTGGCGGCCTGACCAGCCAGTTCCTGCGAGGCTCCTCCTACACAGGCctaacctcctccctgcctgtatcctcACCATCCTCCATGTACGACCCCAGCCTTAGCGAGGTGGGTGTAGGAGTGGGCGAGGCCCAGTTCGAAAGCTCCATCGCCAGGCTCACTGCCTCCTGGGCACCCGTGGCTCAGAGCTACTGA